Proteins from a single region of Erythrobacter sp.:
- a CDS encoding FAD-dependent oxidoreductase, which yields MSDFDVIILGTGAAGMAAALAAHEAGARVALVERWERIGGTSAISGGVIWVADNPRMREAGMADSRADALAYFRSLDHGDLVDETLEAFVDKGPEALAFLESIEALSVSVLPGYPDYYLDRPGAKPQGSRALDHDLFALGELGEWASRIYAIEEPKPLMLRETPLGGATAMPPLEVLGERMAARQCGFGQAMVARLLKACLARGIEPILGVETHRLVRDGERITGIEGTRDGAPFALSASRGVIITTGGFEWDTELRQTFLRGPVTAPASPPTGTGGGLKLAMSAGAKLGNMTSAWWAPTLVTPDAPWASGEQRAQIILIERTVPHSIMVNRKAERFCNEAANYSSLGGVFHQFDPRSYDYLNLPAYLIFDAQYAARYPLGTRQPGQPMPDWVMRADTLEGLAAQIGLDAAALTETVARFNVHADEGHDPDFGRGTSAYDHFYGDRSREGTAVTLGAIREAPFYAVEISSGLLGTNGGPRTDGQARILGHDGAPIPGLLGAGNAIACPTGGIYAGAGGTLGPALTYGYIAGRTAALANL from the coding sequence ATGAGCGATTTCGACGTCATCATCCTCGGAACGGGCGCGGCCGGCATGGCGGCGGCGCTTGCGGCACATGAAGCAGGCGCGAGGGTTGCCCTCGTCGAGCGGTGGGAGCGGATCGGCGGCACCTCTGCCATATCGGGCGGGGTGATCTGGGTGGCGGACAACCCCCGGATGCGCGAAGCCGGTATGGCCGACAGCCGCGCGGATGCGCTCGCCTATTTCCGCAGCCTCGATCACGGCGATCTGGTGGACGAGACGCTGGAGGCCTTCGTCGACAAGGGGCCGGAAGCGCTGGCCTTTCTGGAAAGCATCGAAGCGCTCTCTGTCTCGGTGCTGCCGGGCTATCCCGACTATTACCTCGATCGTCCGGGCGCCAAGCCGCAAGGCTCGCGCGCGCTCGACCATGATCTGTTTGCGCTGGGGGAGCTCGGTGAATGGGCTTCGCGCATCTACGCCATCGAAGAGCCCAAGCCGCTGATGCTGCGCGAAACTCCGCTGGGCGGCGCGACCGCGATGCCGCCGCTGGAGGTGCTGGGTGAGCGCATGGCCGCGCGCCAATGCGGCTTCGGGCAGGCGATGGTGGCGCGGCTTTTGAAGGCCTGTCTTGCGCGCGGGATCGAACCGATCCTCGGGGTCGAGACGCACCGGCTGGTGCGTGATGGCGAGCGCATCACCGGGATCGAGGGCACCAGGGACGGCGCGCCCTTCGCCCTTTCCGCCAGTCGCGGCGTGATCATCACCACCGGCGGCTTCGAGTGGGACACCGAACTGCGCCAGACCTTCCTGCGCGGCCCCGTCACCGCACCGGCCAGCCCGCCCACCGGCACCGGCGGCGGGTTGAAGCTGGCGATGTCGGCGGGCGCGAAGCTCGGCAATATGACCAGCGCATGGTGGGCGCCCACCCTCGTCACCCCGGATGCGCCCTGGGCCAGCGGCGAGCAACGCGCGCAGATCATCCTGATCGAGCGCACCGTGCCGCACTCCATCATGGTCAACCGCAAGGCCGAGCGCTTCTGCAACGAGGCGGCGAATTATTCCTCATTGGGCGGCGTGTTCCACCAGTTCGATCCGCGGAGCTATGATTACCTCAATCTGCCCGCCTACCTCATCTTCGACGCGCAATATGCCGCGCGCTATCCGCTGGGCACGCGCCAGCCGGGCCAGCCGATGCCCGACTGGGTGATGCGCGCCGATACGCTCGAAGGATTGGCCGCGCAGATCGGACTCGATGCCGCTGCGCTGACCGAGACGGTGGCGCGCTTCAATGTCCATGCCGATGAAGGCCATGATCCCGATTTCGGGCGCGGCACCAGCGCCTATGACCACTTCTATGGCGATCGCAGTCGGGAGGGCACGGCGGTGACGCTCGGCGCTATCCGCGAGGCGCCGTTCTATGCGGTGGAGATTTCCTCCGGCCTGCTCGGCACCAATGGCGGGCCGAGGACGGACGGACAGGCGCGTATTCTGGGCCATGATGGCGCGCCGATCCCCGGCCTGCTGGGCGCGGGCAATGCCATCGCCTGCCCGACAGGCGGGATTTACGCGGGTGCTGGCGGGACGCTCGGCCCGGCGCTGACCTATGGCTATATCGCGGGGCGCACGGCGGCTTTGGCGAACCTCTAG